A portion of the Flavobacterium magnum genome contains these proteins:
- a CDS encoding GIN domain-containing protein, which yields MKKTAFTLMLLLLSGMAFAQGKEKLRGSKIVVIEQKEVESFDGLEVRDNLEVSLIKGDKNGVELEADDNLQPALGIAMNGSVMILFMAKEITGEKKFSVRVTYTDSFKTVVTKNESRVNALEEVKLDEISFQSFDGSRLYLNLGCKSFSITANDKSRTELNAKSESGTLVLSKNADIKALISATALKCDLYQKASAKIEGDVLDMTLRMDNNAAFTGKGLTVKNMALTTEGYVNCSVFADSTLILDASGSSEVTIYGEPKIDLKKLADNATLFKKTLK from the coding sequence ATGAAAAAAACTGCATTCACCCTGATGCTGCTTTTGCTGAGCGGAATGGCATTTGCGCAGGGAAAAGAAAAACTCAGAGGCTCTAAAATTGTCGTGATCGAACAAAAAGAGGTCGAATCGTTTGACGGACTTGAAGTACGTGACAACCTCGAAGTATCACTGATTAAAGGCGATAAAAATGGTGTTGAGCTGGAAGCCGACGACAACCTGCAACCGGCACTGGGCATTGCAATGAATGGCAGTGTGATGATCCTTTTTATGGCCAAAGAAATTACCGGTGAGAAAAAATTCAGCGTCCGGGTCACTTACACCGACAGTTTCAAGACTGTCGTCACAAAAAATGAATCACGGGTCAATGCCCTGGAAGAGGTGAAACTCGATGAGATTTCGTTTCAGTCGTTCGACGGTTCAAGACTGTACCTGAACCTCGGATGCAAATCGTTCTCAATAACCGCAAACGATAAATCCAGAACAGAATTGAACGCTAAGTCGGAAAGTGGAACTCTTGTCCTGAGCAAGAACGCCGACATCAAGGCACTTATATCGGCGACGGCATTAAAATGCGACTTATACCAGAAAGCATCGGCCAAGATTGAGGGCGATGTGCTCGACATGACCCTGCGTATGGACAACAACGCGGCATTTACGGGAAAAGGCCTCACCGTAAAGAATATGGCCCTTACCACCGAAGGCTATGTCAATTGCAGCGTATTTGCTGACAGCACGCTGATTCTTGACGCCTCAGGCAGCTCAGAGGTTACCATATACGGCGAGCCAAAAATCGACCTTAAGAAACTCGCGGAC
- a CDS encoding nuclear transport factor 2 family protein: MENEIIKLEKNYWQGMEDHDYETVKQLTRFPCTVAGKNGVMRVDENEFKHMFDSGSGADIRVTDISMAAVEVFGNSAIIGYTITIGSKSDAQKQPMQCACTSTWIKEQDSWRCAMHTESELVQE; encoded by the coding sequence ATGGAAAATGAAATCATCAAACTGGAGAAAAACTATTGGCAGGGCATGGAAGACCATGATTACGAAACCGTAAAACAGCTCACCCGCTTTCCGTGTACTGTGGCAGGTAAAAACGGTGTGATGCGCGTTGATGAAAATGAATTCAAGCACATGTTCGATTCGGGTTCAGGTGCGGACATCAGGGTTACCGACATTAGCATGGCTGCAGTCGAGGTCTTTGGCAACAGTGCCATTATTGGCTACACGATTACCATAGGATCGAAAAGCGACGCGCAGAAGCAGCCGATGCAGTGCGCCTGTACTTCCACATGGATCAAAGAACAGGATTCGTGGCGTTGTGCGATGCACACTGAATCCGAGTTGGTTCAGGAATAA
- a CDS encoding head GIN domain-containing protein, whose protein sequence is MIKAIIFLTKIVIAAAIGLLFVSCRYNVNFGDGIDGSGNVIRQNRSISGNFTGVSADGGIEVIVEQGAGTEVTVEADDNIMSLIKTEVINGILTVRTDGSYSTANGPVVTVRLPEIKELQADGGATLRGNGKLICERLELHSSGGAQLDVHVEADTMSMDASGGAGIDVSGKALDVEISASGGSPVDAEQLQANNIKADASGGASISVYPILKLDAEASGGGSVGYHKIPKTLSKSESGGGSVSEE, encoded by the coding sequence ATGATCAAAGCAATCATTTTCCTAACAAAAATCGTCATCGCAGCAGCTATCGGCCTGCTATTCGTTTCCTGCAGGTACAATGTCAACTTTGGCGACGGGATTGACGGAAGCGGAAACGTAATCAGGCAAAACCGCAGCATCTCCGGCAATTTCACCGGAGTTAGTGCCGACGGCGGCATCGAGGTCATTGTCGAGCAGGGCGCCGGCACTGAAGTAACAGTCGAAGCGGATGACAACATTATGTCGTTGATCAAGACAGAGGTCATAAATGGCATCCTGACCGTCCGCACCGACGGCAGCTATTCAACGGCTAACGGTCCTGTGGTCACCGTAAGGCTACCCGAGATCAAAGAACTCCAAGCGGATGGTGGCGCCACGTTGCGCGGTAATGGGAAACTGATCTGCGAAAGACTGGAATTGCATTCGAGCGGCGGAGCGCAGCTTGACGTTCACGTCGAGGCAGACACTATGTCAATGGATGCCAGTGGAGGCGCCGGCATAGATGTCAGCGGAAAAGCACTGGACGTAGAAATCTCGGCCAGCGGCGGAAGCCCGGTCGATGCAGAACAACTACAGGCCAACAATATCAAAGCCGATGCGAGCGGTGGCGCGAGCATTTCAGTGTATCCGATATTGAAACTCGATGCCGAGGCAAGCGGAGGCGGTTCTGTGGGCTACCATAAAATCCCGAAAACCCTCTCCAAGTCGGAATCAGGCGGTGGATCGGTCTCAGAGGAATAG
- a CDS encoding PspC domain-containing protein, with protein MNKTVNINLGGMFFYIDEDAYQKLSRYFDAIKRSLSNSNGQDEIIRDIEMRIAELISEKHTNPKQVISLKELDEVIAVMGQPEDYRLDNEMNDGPSKAGNAFDSNPNGPVKKKLYRDRENGMIGGVLAGLGHYFGVDKVWLRIALLVLVFFYGTGLLAYIILWIVMPEAVTTTEKLEMHGEPITISNIEKKVREEFDNVAERIKNADYDKMGKQARHTAGQFSTSIGDVIVNIFKVFAKVFGVILIIMSIPVVICLLIGVFTLGSIHFMRYPWSDYIEAGNFSEYPIWVFGLLMFFAIGIPFFFLAILGFKLLITNMKSIGSAAKYTLLGLWILSVGILITLGINEAVERSEEGRATQKQSFVLNPQDTLQISFRHNDFYARNVYDREDMKITQDSTDAAILYSNNVRLYIEKTDEASPYLSIEKQARGNSVSNARKIAEKIRYSYKIEGNKLILNNYWLTDASNKFRDQYVELHLYLPEGTKFKADASVRDYDASYDDFFNLHYSSDQYIYRMGHDQVKCLDCPVEENDHNDVSTEDNERVTDSTVTTTTTIRDDNGKVIIETRTPTPPAKAGTGGKGLTTDKDGTIIKK; from the coding sequence ATGAACAAAACGGTAAATATAAATCTGGGAGGAATGTTCTTCTATATTGATGAGGATGCCTACCAAAAACTGTCCCGCTATTTTGACGCCATAAAACGTTCCCTGTCAAACTCTAACGGGCAGGACGAGATCATCCGCGATATCGAGATGCGCATCGCCGAACTGATTTCGGAAAAACACACCAATCCCAAACAGGTCATCAGCCTGAAGGAACTCGACGAAGTGATCGCCGTCATGGGCCAGCCCGAAGACTACCGACTGGACAATGAGATGAACGACGGGCCTTCAAAAGCCGGTAATGCCTTCGACAGCAACCCCAACGGACCCGTGAAAAAGAAACTGTACCGAGACCGCGAAAACGGTATGATAGGCGGTGTGCTTGCCGGATTGGGGCATTATTTCGGGGTGGATAAAGTATGGCTGCGCATCGCACTGCTTGTGCTGGTATTCTTCTACGGAACCGGACTGCTGGCTTATATCATCCTTTGGATTGTGATGCCGGAAGCGGTGACCACGACCGAGAAACTCGAAATGCACGGCGAACCCATTACGATCTCCAATATCGAGAAGAAAGTGCGTGAGGAATTTGATAACGTGGCAGAGCGTATCAAAAATGCCGACTATGACAAAATGGGCAAGCAGGCCCGGCATACCGCGGGGCAATTCAGCACCTCTATAGGCGATGTGATCGTGAATATCTTCAAGGTATTTGCAAAAGTGTTCGGCGTAATCCTCATCATCATGTCGATTCCGGTCGTGATTTGTTTACTGATCGGCGTGTTTACACTGGGTTCGATCCATTTCATGCGTTACCCCTGGTCCGATTATATAGAAGCGGGCAATTTCTCTGAATATCCGATATGGGTTTTCGGCCTGCTGATGTTTTTCGCCATCGGGATTCCCTTTTTCTTCCTCGCTATTCTGGGCTTTAAATTGTTGATCACCAATATGAAATCAATCGGAAGCGCTGCAAAATACACTTTACTGGGATTGTGGATCTTATCTGTAGGGATACTGATCACCTTAGGTATAAACGAAGCGGTTGAAAGATCAGAAGAAGGCCGTGCCACGCAAAAACAAAGCTTCGTACTCAATCCGCAGGACACACTGCAGATTTCTTTCAGGCACAATGACTTTTATGCCCGCAACGTGTACGACCGCGAAGACATGAAAATCACCCAGGATTCTACCGATGCGGCGATTTTATACTCAAACAACGTCCGGTTGTACATTGAAAAAACCGACGAGGCTTCGCCCTATCTTTCCATTGAAAAGCAGGCGCGCGGAAATTCGGTTTCCAATGCCAGGAAAATTGCTGAAAAAATCCGGTACAGCTATAAAATAGAAGGAAATAAATTAATTTTGAATAATTATTGGCTGACCGATGCATCGAATAAATTCCGCGACCAGTATGTGGAGTTGCACCTCTACCTGCCTGAAGGAACGAAATTTAAGGCCGATGCCAGCGTACGGGATTACGACGCATCTTACGACGATTTCTTCAACCTGCATTACAGCTCTGACCAGTACATCTACCGGATGGGCCATGACCAGGTAAAGTGCCTCGACTGCCCTGTGGAAGAAAACGACCATAACGACGTTAGTACAGAGGACAATGAGCGTGTTACCGATTCAACGGTGACGACGACCACGACCATCCGCGATGACAATGGCAAGGTGATCATCGAAACCAGGACGCCCACGCCGCCAGCAAAAGCCGGCACAGGCGGAAAAGGACTGACCACCGATAAAGACGGAACCATCATTAAAAAATAA
- a CDS encoding PadR family transcriptional regulator has protein sequence MNIENTKAQMRKGVLEFCILSVLREKDAYTSEILDTLKNAKLLVVEGTVYPLLTRLKNDGLLNYRWEESTSGPPRKYYGLTELGQTFLKELNGTWTELSDAVSIITNQNNK, from the coding sequence ATGAATATCGAAAACACGAAAGCCCAAATGCGTAAAGGTGTTCTTGAGTTCTGCATCTTATCGGTCCTTCGGGAAAAAGATGCTTACACCTCGGAAATTTTAGATACCTTGAAAAACGCAAAATTGCTGGTGGTCGAAGGCACGGTATATCCGCTGCTGACCAGGCTTAAAAACGACGGACTCCTCAACTACCGTTGGGAAGAATCGACTTCAGGGCCGCCAAGGAAATATTACGGCCTGACCGAATTAGGACAAACATTTTTGAAAGAACTCAACGGCACCTGGACAGAATTATCCGATGCGGTGTCCATAATCACTAACCAAAATAATAAATAG
- a CDS encoding GIN domain-containing protein, producing MLKITTTIVLFLIGMLTQAQVSENRAIPDFSRIEVKNGITISYSVDPVPSAKMQSGSNENLSNIMLDVKNGTLKVYTADGNPVNGVTVYLQSAGLSALSASSKAQVVLPQILETRSIDIALSSGAKFTGMIRSRANTTVKVSDNASFNGRVDTGRLSGEFTDSATVVLSGNAYDAFLYTDKNVKVSALNLDTENAVVFASGQSAVRLHAGTNLSLNIADGARVTYSGSPKNVQYSEGALATIKDKSTNGLSAN from the coding sequence ATGTTAAAAATCACAACAACCATCGTTTTATTCTTAATCGGAATGTTAACCCAGGCACAGGTATCGGAAAACAGGGCCATCCCGGACTTTTCCAGAATCGAAGTAAAAAACGGAATCACCATCAGTTATTCCGTCGATCCCGTCCCGTCTGCAAAAATGCAAAGCGGCAGCAACGAAAACCTCAGCAACATCATGCTGGACGTGAAAAACGGCACACTGAAAGTTTATACCGCTGATGGAAACCCTGTAAACGGCGTTACGGTGTACCTTCAAAGCGCGGGCCTAAGTGCGTTGTCGGCCTCGTCAAAGGCACAGGTTGTCCTTCCGCAGATATTGGAAACACGCTCGATAGACATCGCACTGTCATCGGGCGCAAAATTTACCGGCATGATCCGGTCACGCGCCAATACGACAGTAAAAGTATCGGACAACGCCAGTTTCAACGGACGCGTCGATACCGGAAGACTGTCCGGTGAATTCACCGACAGTGCGACAGTGGTGCTTTCAGGAAACGCTTATGATGCATTCCTGTATACGGACAAAAATGTGAAAGTGAGCGCGCTGAATCTGGACACGGAAAACGCCGTTGTTTTTGCCTCAGGTCAATCGGCGGTGCGACTGCACGCTGGGACAAACCTTTCGCTGAATATCGCCGACGGCGCCAGGGTCACCTATTCCGGCAGTCCGAAGAACGTACAATACAGCGAAGGCGCATTGGCCACAATTAAAGATAAAAGCACAAACGGATTGTCGGCCAATTAA
- a CDS encoding DUF4870 domain-containing protein — MQTTNYNSTASIMHMSTFSQYLFPFGNFIFPVIIWSSVKDRSAYVDQQGKEVINFQLSIFIYQVVLVLTAIPIFLMTILQHVEFNSVIHDNEIFIRSIRTSGFPTLAIVGIVAVFLAACLQLFEFFMTVYAAVKTSNGQDFKYPLAIKFLK, encoded by the coding sequence ATGCAAACCACCAATTACAATTCGACTGCCAGCATCATGCACATGAGCACGTTTTCACAGTATCTGTTTCCATTCGGGAATTTCATTTTCCCGGTTATCATCTGGAGTTCAGTGAAAGACCGTTCCGCCTATGTTGACCAGCAGGGCAAAGAGGTCATCAACTTCCAGCTCAGTATTTTTATTTATCAGGTCGTGCTTGTCCTGACCGCCATCCCGATTTTTTTAATGACCATACTGCAACATGTGGAGTTTAATTCCGTCATTCACGATAACGAGATATTTATCCGGTCAATCAGGACTTCGGGATTCCCTACACTGGCTATTGTAGGCATTGTAGCAGTATTCCTGGCAGCCTGCCTGCAATTGTTTGAATTTTTTATGACGGTTTACGCCGCCGTAAAAACATCAAACGGACAGGACTTCAAATATCCGTTAGCAATCAAATTTTTAAAATAA